The Aquamicrobium lusatiense genome segment GAAATATTCGATCTTCTCCCTCGCCCGGGCGGCCCTGACCGGCCACAGGGGCTGGACACGAGCCTGGCGCGATCCGGCGCCCAAAAGCCGCTATGATGTGATCATCATCGGCGGTGGCGGACATGGCCTCGCCACCGCTTACTTCCTTGCCAAGGAATACGGTATCCGCAATGTCGCGGTGCTGGAGAAAGGCTGGATCGGTTCCGGCAATGCCGGCCGCAACACCACCATCATCCGCTCCAACTACATGCTTCCGGGCAATGTCGGCTTCTACGAGCTGTCCATGAAGCTGTGGGAGCGCATGGAGCAGGACCTCAACTACAACACCATGGTGAGCCAGCGTGGCATCATCAATCTTTATCATTCGGATGCGCAGCGCGATGCCTTCGCCCGGCGCGGCAACTCCATGCGCATCAACGGCATCGATGCCGAACTGCTCGACGCCGAGCAGATCCGCAAGGAACTCCCCTTCCTCAATTACGCCAATCCGCGCTTTCCCATCATGGGTGGTCTGGCGCAACGGCGAGGCGGCACGGCGCGCCATGATGCCGTGGTGTGGGGCTATGCGCGCGCCGCCAATGATCTGGGCGTCGACATCATCCAGAATTGCGAGGTGACCGGCTTCCAGCGCACGGATGGCCGCATCACCGGCGTGGAAACGACGCGTGGTTCGATCGGTGCCGGCAAGGTCGGCATGGCCGTCGCCGGCAACACCTCGCGTGTTGCCTCCATGGCAGGACTGAGGCTCCCCATCGAGAGCCATGTGCTTCAGGCCTTCGTCACCGAAGCGATCAAGCCGCTCATCCCCGGCGTGGTCACCTTTGGCGCGGGCCATTTTTACATCAGCCAGTCGGACAAGGGAGGCCTTGTCTTCGGCGGCGATCTCGACGGCTACAACTCCTACGCCCAGCGCGGCAACATGCCGACCATGGAGGACGTCTGCGAGGGCGGTATGGCGGTGATGCCGATGATCGGCCGCGTGCGCCTGCTGCGCCAGTGGGGCGGCATCATGGACATGTCGATGGACGGCACGCCGATCATCGACAGGACACCCGTGGACGGGCTCTATCTGAATGCCGGCTGGTGCTATGGCGGTTTCAAGGCAACGCCGGCCTCGGGCCTGACCTTCGCTCATCTGATCGCGCGCGACGAGCCGCACAAGGAGGCCAGCCGTTTCCGGCTGGATCGCTTCCGGCGTGGCGCGATGATCGACGAAAAGGGCCAGGGCGCCCAACCGAACCTTCATTGAAAGTGGTGTCGTCCGATGCGAATTGCATGTCCTTTCTGCGGCGAACGAGAAGTCGGCGAGTTCAGCTATCTCGGTGACGCCAGCCCCCGGCGCCCACACTACACGATCGATGACGGAAGCGATCCCGTGAAACTTCGGGAGGATTTCTACGACTACGTCTATCTGCGCGACAACGTGGCCGGAACGATGCGGGAATACTGGTACCACGGTGGCGGTTGCCGCTCCTGGCTGATTGCCGAGCGTGACACGCGAACCCACGAATTCAGGTCGGTGCAGGCGGCTGCGGGTGCCGGCGCCTCCGTCACGTCACCGGCGGGAGAATGAACATGTCGGGCTATATTGAATCCCAGCCTCTGGGCAGGACCGCAGCCACGCAAGACGCAGGTGCGAATTCACAGGCTGCCGATGGCACGCAATCGCATCGCCTGCG includes the following:
- a CDS encoding sarcosine oxidase subunit delta, whose product is MRIACPFCGEREVGEFSYLGDASPRRPHYTIDDGSDPVKLREDFYDYVYLRDNVAGTMREYWYHGGGCRSWLIAERDTRTHEFRSVQAAAGAGASVTSPAGE
- a CDS encoding sarcosine oxidase subunit beta family protein yields the protein MKYSIFSLARAALTGHRGWTRAWRDPAPKSRYDVIIIGGGGHGLATAYFLAKEYGIRNVAVLEKGWIGSGNAGRNTTIIRSNYMLPGNVGFYELSMKLWERMEQDLNYNTMVSQRGIINLYHSDAQRDAFARRGNSMRINGIDAELLDAEQIRKELPFLNYANPRFPIMGGLAQRRGGTARHDAVVWGYARAANDLGVDIIQNCEVTGFQRTDGRITGVETTRGSIGAGKVGMAVAGNTSRVASMAGLRLPIESHVLQAFVTEAIKPLIPGVVTFGAGHFYISQSDKGGLVFGGDLDGYNSYAQRGNMPTMEDVCEGGMAVMPMIGRVRLLRQWGGIMDMSMDGTPIIDRTPVDGLYLNAGWCYGGFKATPASGLTFAHLIARDEPHKEASRFRLDRFRRGAMIDEKGQGAQPNLH